In Paralichthys olivaceus isolate ysfri-2021 chromosome 12, ASM2471397v2, whole genome shotgun sequence, the genomic window TTAGTTCTAAGTAACATATTAATAGATTTTGAGTCAGTATACTTCATGTGGAGATAACAGTATGACACTGCCTGTGGCCGGCTGTTACAGCTCCGGGGCTGTTGGTTAAAATATAGCCCCTTGCTCTGATGGGACAACTCCCCCCTCACTGAGCCGCTCCTGGAGTTCCTGAGTTGGGGGAGTTGGCTGTACAGGGGAGGTGTGCATGCAGAGGCCCACATAGGGCCAGGGTAACCTTTCCTCCAGATTCCCTAACCCAGTTGAGGCTGACTTCCCCGCTTACATCACAAACAGGCTGCTGAACTTAGGCCCGGGCCTGTCTGTCATGCCTTCGTGCTAACTCGTTCTTCCCCGTTActcctccctcttcccctctctgctctctaACTGCCTGCATTGTGGCCTGCACTGCCACGGCTCCAGGACCTCATTGCTCCCTGAGGTCATGCTTATGTGAGTCATGTAATGTGGTGCAGCCTTCGTTAGCAGCCCGGCGCCAGGGTCAGGCTAACACACCTGCTACACGCCCTTATGCTGCAGGCAGGCTGCAAACAGTCGATTAAGAGTGACATGAGGTAAATCTTAGTCATGTGAGGTTAGTAGAACAATCACAGTATGTACAACTTTAAGGGTGTGTGCTCATGACAATCATACTTGGCCagctgtgctttttttttcttttactaaaGTGGGTCTATTTTGGTTAAATCGAATAAGTAATTTTTTAAGGGGTATAATCACAGCGTCTTCTTCACATCATGGCTCTGAGAAGTTTGTTGGGACTTTCTGAAACATTTCTTCCTTTGTCCAAATGCAGTTGGTGATGTAACAGTAAATGTAGGTCAGGACCAATTTGAATTCTCCGCCAGAGAATGAACTCATGGAGACGGTTCAACAGCGGCCCACAGCAGAAGCAGCCAAACATACGTTAGCATTTACATGAAGTTTAAAGAATAGGTTTTCGAGTgcaaaatcaaatttaaaggCTCAAGTTGTCTGCAGGTGTAACTGTGATAATATAGAAATGAAAAACCTCATGTAGCCCATATGGTTGTAAAGGAAGCTGATGTTGCCTCCGCCCAGACATCCTTTAAGACAACAGCTACAGCCACACACAAAAGATGCATGGAGATCCTGACCATAGGTGTGGTTCACCAGTAACACTGCAATTTAACTGGTGACCTCTAATGGACAACCTACTTTACAATGAAACCTCAATAAACATCACATGTTGGACACAGTTGAAGgaataatgaaacatttttacactgaGGTGACAGGCTGCAGCAATAACGTGGATTCAAAACGCATTCGACTCACTTTGTTGCTTggtgaatttgtgtttgtgttatgaaCCATCGAAGTGACAAATTAAGAACgtgtttatctgtttttcgCGTGAGAAAACTGCACAAATAACTCCCAAAAAAACAAGACCGAGAGCTGCGCTTCATCTGGCACTGGTGCTGCGTTCACGTGTTGTGGGAAAGGTGGGGAAAACAACATTCTCTTTGGCCCTTTCGCTTTTTAGTCTTTTAAAAGACGTTTAAAAGGTTTTCCATCACCAACAATGTGTTGTATGCAATCGAGTTAATGATAATATGTCGTTTTCTAACAGCCTAATAATGATTATGTGTCTGTAAGTGTACATCACATGTGGTAAACTTTCTTTGGGAGTTTCTGCAGAGTGTAAACAACAGTCTCCACTGCCGGAGGATATCTGTAAAATTAGGTAAAGAACTCTGAACTATTAAGTAATCTAAAATCagttctttacattttattgtcatcTAGACTTTAAGCCATAAGTGGTTATGTTCCTCCTTTTAAAATAGGGTCAATATTGTGGAATGCAAACATTTGCAGATTTGCCTACATAACAACAGAGCTTGGAATTTCCAACCCCCGCGTCGGAGGATGCAACTGGAATACCCCCTCAAGTTGGAATTTCTACATGGAAGGTTGGAGGAACCTCACCACCCCCGACTTGAAATCCATTGTAAAACAGCAAACgtggcccaaatatcccaaaacaaatgttggcCATCATGGGATGTGTGGTTTCCTAGGCGAGGTGCAATCTGCATGTGAGCATAAAGTAAATGGTGActtacagacatgcactggactccgcaGATCCTCCATATtttccagaggaggtgcatgtccAAGTGAGAAGCTCCGAAGTTTTGATTCTATCCacctagtataaagtctgtagaCATACAGATTGATGTGTGAATATAGCGAGGGATGACAAGCGACAgtgaaaaaacaataaaacaccaaaaatgaaaaaagaaacaaaaatctttctgtgaaaaagcagtgacacGCATGTAGAAGACATAAATGAAGATGTCAACAGAGTTTgaggtgataagagctgacgaaGGTGTCTGGGTGCTGTAACAAAATCATCTGatgtctgcagcagagttatAACGTCACTTCTTTCCTCTGcatgctgcacccggctgctccacctctcacctgaataattcGGAGaacatgttgctgttgtgaacgcgtctgtgcagagaacctcctgctatgttgtgcatgtgtgaaaggaaaactctggacccaattctccggGTTTTAAAACGGCTTTAGGCCCGAATTGCAAAAAAGCCGACTTGGCACCCAACTTTGGCACCTTTTGTTGACATGCGGTATTGCTATGGCTAACTTGTGGCCAaaatctggcaaacaggagcggaATGTAACATGCCATGTTCCAGGCGGCACATGGGCAGAATGCGGGCTAAAACTGGGCCAAAGcaacattgattttatttctctgtggaGATTCTCaatcatccaggtcatggtacATCCAAGTGTAGCATTTggatattgttatttattttcagttaaaTCCTCGCGCTAATTGCACTGCAATAGACTGGCAGACTAGAAGCTTGCAGCGCTGCGTGGTAGTTGTGCGATGGCGTTGTTCCCACAGCCCCGGAACGCCTCATAGACTGAATCGACCTTTCGCCCAGTTTAGCTGCTGGAGGTTCATCGGGTTTACTCTGACACTGCTGACTCCGCGGCCACGCCCACCAACGGCCACGCACCCCGTTTCCTCCAACCGCCCCGTGAGCACGCAGTGTTCACGCGCTCGCCGCTCCCCCATTGGCCGGGACTCCGCACACACTCGACCGCGATTGGCGGAGTGTTGCCACCCAGCCAGTGCGTgttgtgagttttgtttttcttttttttttttttcgtgtgGTGGTTCTCCTCCGTGTTGTAGTCTCTCAGctgagaggaggcagcagcggCTCAGTCACACAAACCCTGCGCGACCCGAGCGCCGCCGACCGCCGTTCTCTTTGTTTCCcgaacaacaacaagaacaacatccaccgattttttttatttcgctCATCGATGCCATCGCGTAAATCCACAGACATGGACTCACACGGGGTAAGACGCGCATtgtttggtttctgtttctcaCGTCCAGGTGTTTACACAGTTATCTGCTCTTCCTGTAAACAAGAGAGATTTCTGTGTCCTTCTATTAATATCATTCGGTGTAATACTAACATCCCCAGTGAAGCTAAATCTctccttttattttaaaatgcattagtaaaaacttgtttttaaaaaaatgtattttaatgttacatttgtatttagcgtttttgtttctatatttaaaaaGGGAATAATATATGATGTTCGTGATCATTTATAATTGTAACACGTGAGGAAGCCTGTCAGTGTCACCGggttcacttttttttttttttcgcgcAGCATCAATAATACGCTTTGTTCTCCGTCTGAATTTAGAATAAAAAGTTGTAACGTAATAAGCCCACTTCCTGATCCAATCCCGCTTTATGGGGGATTTCACATGGCTCATCTCTGCAGCACGTCACTGTTTGGTCTATATTTGGCGATGGGAGGTGTTCTGGCTGCGAGCCACGGGCAATGCATGCTGGGCTGAGGTGAAGTCGCCAACacttacaccccccccccccccccccccccccccccccccccccccttcacttTATTGGCAGCAACGTGCAGAGTGAACCCGGGAACCTGAGATGCTGACTGGGAAATTTGAGAGATTTCTGGTCAATATAGTTTTCAAAgctccccctctctgtttgcATCCGTGCCATTGTCATGTATCAACACAACCCATCATGCAGTGTAACCACGGCAACCACATGATGCCAGAGAATGTTAATTTTGCTTCAtttgtctgatttgtttttcccTCCAGACCGAGTACATGGATCAATGTGGGTCCGTCGCCAAGAGGAGGAGGCACGACAGCGAGCACTCCGTCTCTGGCCTGGAGTACACAGACCTGGAGGCAGCTGAGGCCCTGGTGTGTATGAGCTCCTGGGGCCAGGGCCTCTTCCCCAGCAGCAACAGGCCGAACCCCTGCAAGCCCAGACCCCTCACCCCGGCCTCGGACTCTTGCGACTCCCTCCTGCCGTCAGAGATTCCAGAGCCCCCGAAGGACTTtgtgtccctctcctccctggTGAGACACTCCTCATACTGTACAGGTGTCAGGGCATTTCAATAAAGTGTATGTCAAGTCTTGGAAGCGGGAGTTGCGAGTGCGAAGTTGGTGAAACCACTGATATCAGATGTTTGAGTAGCAAAAGATATTCCTGAATGTCAAGGTTTGCATTGAACCCCATAACCTTTCAATGTAATATCTAAAGATAACAGTGCTTTATGGCAGGAGAGTGACCTTCAGATAGTTAGTTCTTACAGATGCAGGGTCATAGCAATCTCAGTTTATAGCTCAGTGTTATCATTATCCTTGTATGTACCTGTGTGCTGCTACTTGTGATCTCTGCAAACACAGGTGCTTGTAAACTAAAGGTACACAATATAATATTATGGCCCCCTTTAACTCCTCCACCTTccttttttcattctctttctAGTGTATGACTCCCCCTCACAGCCCCAGCTTTGTTGAGACTTTAACATCCAGCACTGGCCTCCAGTCAAACCTGGCTGTGTCCTCACAGCGCTGTGGGCCCGGTCTCCATCAACCTTTCCTGGCAACCATTGGTGAAAAAAACCCCTCCCTCCCCGCTCCGCCACAGCCCTGCCGAGCCATGGCGACCAGCGTCATCCGCCACACCGCAGACAGCACCCCCTGCCAACACCACATTCCAGTGGCCCCCAATCCAGAGAAAACGAGAGACACAGTGATGGCTACAATGGTCTGCCTGCAGCAACAACTGCAACAGCAGCACATCACAAGGACTGAGCAGATAACctcacctccatctcctccagctctcctcaCACCAGTAAAGTCAGAACTCCAGCCCAATACCTCAAAACGCTGTTTGGACAATGTCTCAACCCCCACTCCTGTCAATGCCCAACCGCAAAACAGCCCATCCCCTCCCACTATTGCCGCAACCCTGTCCCCACCTCCAGTCAGGAGCCCTCAAATCATCTGCCAGATGTTCCCTGTCAGCAGCCAATCAGGGATAATCTCAGCCTTCATACCCAGCACAGTTCAGACATCCAATACTGGAATTCAGACCACCACCACACCCATCCTCCCCCAGCCCACCACAGCTAACACCACCCCTGTCCAGCAGTCCCTCATTGTGGGCTCGGCTATGCCCCAGGGCACGGTGATGCTGGTCCTCCCTCAGTCCTCAGTGTCTCAGGCCCCTCACTGCTCACAGACTGTCATGACCCTGGGCAACACCAAGCTGCTACCTCTGGCCCCGGCCCCCATGTACGTGCCAGCGGGGCCCAGCAGCAACACGGCCCCCACAAAGATGGACTTCTCTCGCAGGAGAAACTATGTGTGCAACTTCCCCGGCTGCAGGAAGACATACTTTAAAAGCTCACACCTCAAGGCTCACCTTcgaacacacacaggtgagcagCACATAGTAGAGTGTGGTTTGGCTAAATCTAGTGAGAATAGGGAGTATAAAGTGACCATAGATGAGGCTGACATCCTGTTTGTAAAACATTCATTCTTTGGCCTTGTTACTCCTAATGGAAAGAGAGTGAGCTCATTGTTATGTGAAACCAAAGTTTTTATGACTGCAATGTGACTCACTTGCTGACTccccctgttttttttcctttaggtGAGAAACCATTTAGCTGCAGCTGGGATGGCTGTGACAAGCGGTTCGCCCGCTCAGATGAGCTCTCACGTCATCGGCGAACGCACACCGGCGAGAAGAAGTTTGTGTGTCCTGTGTGCGACCGGCGGTTCATGCGCAGCGATCACCTCACCAAACATGCACGGCGCCACATGACCACAAAGAAAATTCCCTCCTGGCAGGCTGATGTCAGGAGCTTgaacaaaatggctgccagCAAAACGCCTCCCTCAAAACCAGGCCTCGCCACAATCAGCATGCTGGTACCTGCCGTCTCTAAATAGGCTCCGAACACTGCCATCCCACTCACTCCCAAGATACCACAGGGATTCAGGGAGTAGCCAAGCACATGAGGCTGCTGCTCTTCTACTCatgggaaagagaaaaaaaacatgcactggactctttttttcctctctactGTTaatttgtacatgtgtgttcCTCTAAAGGATTCTTTTGTTTACTTTGATATAAGTGATCATTTGTATGCACCCTTGCCAAAGCCTTTGTATGAAGTTTGTCTTACACATTTCCCCTTCTATCCCCTCCTGAAACACTTTGTGTCAATactgatatatatgtatatatatatatgtctatgtgaatgtattgtattgttgtatgaaatgcatttatttgtcatatctGGGAAAAAAACTATTGACACGAAAGACAATGTATAAATGAATATTAATCAACAATACTATGATTATACCTTGATTATATCTCCCTGTATAacttttcatattatttaatacatatttgtaataaaataaaacggATAAAACAAGTACGATTTGTTCATCTTGTGACTTTCCAATAACTAGTCCTAGAAAAACAAAGCACTGGATCATTGTAGAGTCAGCAATCTTTCCCAGTAGGAGTGAGTGTCTGCCCACATCCTGCGTGCGTCACACTGCCACTGCCCCCACCAccgccctctctctccctcgtcaGCTGAAACTCACTCGTGTCCTCTGAAATGTGCTGACTGGCCTATGGGAAGCTTCCTGCTCaatgaataataatttttttgtaAGTAAAGCTTTTTCAGTGAGACCCTCTGGGGACATGGTGTCCTGTTCATTAGCTGAGAGGCAGGATGCTGGATGAGTCAGAGCAGATACGTCTGGTCGCTTGTTCATCAGCAGATTATTGGAGGCATCAGCCTTGTTACATTGGAGCAAGGAGGCGGTGGAGTTGTGTGCTTATTGCGTAACACACCACTGGGTTTCAAACAATCACATATCTCTGGTTTGTTTCAGCAAACACCCCCTGTTCTTGCTATGAGTGGAAACACTGAAAGATACAGTTGTTAGTGCAGAATTTACCACCCtgtgagatttgtttttaatatacaTGCTTCATGTGCAGAAATCAGAAGGATGCATGTGTAGatttaaaaatgcagaaaataacAAGATGCAGTTGAGATCAATGTGAACAAACATAAATCTTCCCGCTCATCTAAACACTGACACCCACTAACTAGTAGTTTACCCGCCTTCCAATCACACGGTGAGAAATATGAACTACTGGGGGGTGCGACCAATCACCTCTCTCCCCTGCGTACCCGCCCCTTTGCCTTACTGACCGACATACTCACTGGCCTGGTGCCACACGAGCGCTGATCTGCGGCGACACCTGCTGGTAGAATGACATCAAATACCCATTCAGTTcctttgttatttgtttgtccAGTGAGAATGTAATTTTAAATGATTCACTAAGTTTATTCATCTACAGAGTTCAGCTCCAAGTACTCTATATTAtgtaaataacaataaaaggCACATAAGACGAAGACTAAATACCACTGCTTGAATATATTTGCAATATTTTACAGTGCTACAATGAGATACAATATTAACGAGACAGTAACTTCAAATGATCAACTGTGCTCCTCCAGACTCCAGAACTACTTTAATGCAACAATCACTTTAAATAATTAGGAGCAATTTCCTTTTTATcactgtaaattaaattaagtgTATTCATTctaacaaaaaatgtttttgttgggCACAGTAAAAAGTTTTAGGTGTTCAGAACCTTTCACTTATCGAACAtgttattgtattatgtatgtaATTTACAGTAGAGTACATTTAGTTGTATGGCACACAAGGATAAAATGAATGGAGTTTTTTTGTaccattttattaaaatgtatggAAAATCAATAAGTAATATATCCCATTTAGCCTACTTGCACAATAGCTACCCAATAAGTccatttttaaaagcaaaataaagTAAGTAgtcatatttgtttcttttatgaattacatttatatttcttgTAGGTTGAAATCCTTTGTGAACCTGCCTGCGGGTAAGTGTTTCTCGGGGAGTTGTTTCCCTGTTACACTACCGACTCTCCAGTTACCATGGTTACACATAGACACAACAACGGTATGATTTGCTGCCGTTTGGAGTTTGAGGTCGCGTTTAAACCTTAAACACGTATAAATGTACGTTAATAACGTAGCAACTGACACGCAGTTTACGAACTTTATCGGGAGTAGATAGCAGCAGCGGGTGAATCAGATAGAGTAAGAATCTTTACACAGTGTGGGATCACAGACAACCGTCTTTACATGTTAATGGTTCTGCTGACACCGGAAGAGCGAGCTGCCGCTGCTACGATCTGAGTTTGCCCTTGCTGCAGGAAACTCTAACTTCAGTGAACTTAATTGAATCAAAATCGCCAACATGGAGGTCGTGGAAAACCTGAAAGAACTGAACATGACGGCGGATGAAGTGGAAAAATTGGGAAAAGCTTTCAAAGACGACAAGTTCAGGGAGATGCTGCGAGAGTACGCGGAGGAAATATCAGACCCGGAGAACAAGAAGAGGTACGAAGAGGAGATCGCGCTTTTGGAGCAGCAGAGGGGACACAGCATCGACTTCATCCACCCGGAACCTTTCAGGGCTCTCCGGACGAGTGTGGACGGCAGTCGGAGGTGTTTCATCAATATCTGCACCAACGAGAAAGTTGGAAAACCcgagtgtaagtgtggtgtGTCGGAGGATGGCCGTAGGGGGCAGAATTGGTCCCTGCCCCACAGTCTGCACCCTGGCAGACAGGACACAGACCCCAAAGGGAACCGGATCACCATCTATGATGTCATTTTCCACCCGGACACCCTCTACATAGCAAGCAAAAACAAGAGATTCATGGACATGGTGGACAACACGGCCATTCAGGGAATCCAGAAGGCCTTTAAAGTCACTCTGGACCAAAACAATGTGCGGCAGTTGAAAACAAAGTACAAGGGCACCCCCCAGCCTTGTGTCATCCGAAAACCCATACCTGGATACAAAGCCGAGGGGCCCTCAGCGGAGCCTGACCTTCTTTCATTCCCGTTCCCTCATGAAAAAGTTCCTACCCCATCCTCACAAACCAAACCCTCAGAGGCACCTGCATCGAGAAACAGCAGTGATGCAGAACCTAAAAGTTTCCAGATCCCGCCTCAACAGAGCAAAGAGCCGACTAGGCCCAACTACACGGTGAAGTATAGATCTTTTGTCGATCTGCAGGACTTCAGGTGTTCCAGAGACTCGGCTCAGAGCCCCAGGCCCAAAGAAATAGTGGTCATCATTGACATACCTCTGCTGAAGTCCGTCACAGACA contains:
- the LOC109647730 gene encoding Krueppel-like factor 11, which gives rise to MPSRKSTDMDSHGTEYMDQCGSVAKRRRHDSEHSVSGLEYTDLEAAEALVCMSSWGQGLFPSSNRPNPCKPRPLTPASDSCDSLLPSEIPEPPKDFVSLSSLCMTPPHSPSFVETLTSSTGLQSNLAVSSQRCGPGLHQPFLATIGEKNPSLPAPPQPCRAMATSVIRHTADSTPCQHHIPVAPNPEKTRDTVMATMVCLQQQLQQQHITRTEQITSPPSPPALLTPVKSELQPNTSKRCLDNVSTPTPVNAQPQNSPSPPTIAATLSPPPVRSPQIICQMFPVSSQSGIISAFIPSTVQTSNTGIQTTTTPILPQPTTANTTPVQQSLIVGSAMPQGTVMLVLPQSSVSQAPHCSQTVMTLGNTKLLPLAPAPMYVPAGPSSNTAPTKMDFSRRRNYVCNFPGCRKTYFKSSHLKAHLRTHTGEKPFSCSWDGCDKRFARSDELSRHRRTHTGEKKFVCPVCDRRFMRSDHLTKHARRHMTTKKIPSWQADVRSLNKMAASKTPPSKPGLATISMLVPAVSK